The genomic stretch ACGCAATATTTTTTTAATCTTTGTGGTTTTGCGTCTCCGTGTGGAAAATCTTTTTACTCACTCCAGGCCACGGCGACGCGAAGAAAAAAATGATTTGCGGCGAATTGATTCGCGGGGCTATCCGTTGCTCAAACTTTTGCTGCGCCGACAATCACGATTATGATCACAACAGATATTTTTTCAACTCTGCGGCTAAATTTTTATTGGAAACAGCAAGCGCTGCCACTTCGTTTCTGCCGCAAATTTTGCCCAGTTCGTCTCTGACGCCGAACAAATAGAGCGGAATGGAAAATCGTCGACATTCCACTTCTATTTCCCGTTTCAATTTTTCCGAGGCGTCCAGCGCGACAATGACCAGCGCGGCTTTTTTCC from Calditrichota bacterium encodes the following:
- a CDS encoding 50S ribosomal protein L7ae, which produces MKTEKAKSLLHLAQKGRMLEIGKTAVLILIKRKKAALVIVALDASEKLKREIEVECRRFSIPLYLFGVRDELGKICGRNEVAALAVSNKNLAAELKKYLL